The genomic segment TGTAAAAAAAACAGTTACGATTCCGGCATGGCTGAATTATAAAGCGGAAGAAGCCGGAGTTAATTTTTCACAAGAGTTGCAAAATGCATTAAAGCAACGGTTACAAATAGCGCTGTAGCTGTTACACTGTAATGCAAGCTCCCTGTTAATCCCTGTTCCTTGCACTCACCTGAAAAATACGGTATCATAAAACTATATAAGCTATAGGGAACCTCTAAAAACTTCCGTTTTTAGAGGTTTTCCTTAGACTTATTTGCGACGTATTTTTTATAAATTATTACAGTATAAAAATTTATAAAAAATACTCGTCGGGCATCTCTAAAAATCTAACCGAGTTTTTAGAGATACCCTATGCATATAGATAAACATGGAGGCAATTATGAAAAACAAACATGCGAAAGTTTTTGTTGTATTTTTAGGATCGGCGCTGCTGTTAAGCCCGCTTGTGATGCTTATTTCTTGTAAGCAATTACATAAAACTCCTGCTACCCCCCCCCCCCCCGATTTAACTAATCCTCCATCTGAAAATCCGGGACAGGGAAACCCAAATTCCCCTAATCCTAATCCGTCAAATCCTACACCGGTAACAAAATACAAGGTTACCGTAACACAGCCCGCAAACGGCAACATTGAAGTAAGCCCCGCTCTTCCTGCCGACGGAAAGGTTGATAAAGGCAGCGAGCTCACCTTTAGGCTTTCCGCAAATGCAGGCTATAAGGTCAAAGCGCTTACGATAGGCGATGCAACATATTCGGATGTTACAGATAATACCATTACAAAAAAAGTAAAGATTGAAAAAGAAACGGCAGTTTCAGCTATTGTTGAAGCGGAAGCAAGCAGTGAACCTATTCCGGGTGTACAAATTACAACTGATAGTAATGGAACTATTACTGCTACAGGTACTATATCGCTGGATCAAATTTCAAATCTGGCGGAAAAAGCCGTAAATGGTAATGTTATTGATACAAAAAATCTTACCATAAAATCGTTTAAAAAGGAAAATAATAACTTCACCGCTTACACGATAAGTAAAACTGCATTAAAAAAAGCTGCAAAGGCATTAAGTGTTTTAAATATCGAGAATGCAGACAGCACCAAACAAAACATTACACTTGATGAAAATGCAAACATAAAAACTATCAGCGGCGATATTTCATTAAAAGATATTATGGAATGTAGTAATGAAGAAACAACAGAAATAGCAAAATATATTGCTTATAATTTAAAAGAAAAAACAGAGCCTGATTTTGATTCAGCAAACTTAAAAATAAATACTTTTAATAAAAAGCCGAAAGAAAATTCCGAAAATATTGAATGGGAATATACATCAACTCCTATTACTCCAAAATTTTTAAAAGAAACTAAACTTAATGCTCTTAATAAAGCTCTTTTGAATTTTAAAGATGGCGGTATAAGTGTTGATGTAAGTTTTGCAAGTCATCAAGGAGAAACAGAAGAACAAAAACAAAATGATTATTTTGATATAACCGAATTCTATAATGAAATAGAAAACGGAAAATTGAAAAATATAAAGAACATTCCTGCCGATAAAGTTAAAGGAAACATTTTCTTAAGAGGAGAAAGAGAACTTAATATAGATACAAATAATGAAGATTATACAAATTATCCTAATGCTGAAGAATTAGTATCATTAATAAAAAAATTTAATAATAATAAAATTGTTACCGTTGGTTCTGTCTATGTTGCAGGAACACTAAATGAATTACTTCCATATTTATTAAAAATAAATGGGAAACCTCAAATAGAAAAGAATTATGGAGATATAAAAATTGTAAATTATTATAATACAAAATGTTATAAAACGGGATATAAAAATGGGAAACTGCCAGCAAGCCACCTTCAAGAATATTATAATCGTGCTAAACATAATGCAATGAGAATAATGGATACAACCATTGAAAATTTAGATTCAACAAATTACACTGGAGATTTTGTTGGTGATATGCTAACTAGAGTTAACTTTACAGGTGGTGATTTATCAAACATAAGTTTCTTTTCTTGTATGACAGGTGGTGGATATCTTAAATTTGAAAACACAATTTTACCAAAAACAATGGAAGGTTCTGTGATTTTTGATCTTACATTAAAAAATTCAAAATTTCCAGATTTAAACCTATCATTAGGAAAAACAATCAAAGCACTACCAAAAATAGAAAACTCATTAAAAATATACAATCTAAAAAATAAATTATTTGATCAATGGACTAAAGAAGACATAGAACAATTTAAGATGAAAAAAGATGGTCCTAAAGAATTCATTGGTCCAAGATATATATGGGAAAAATTTCCATATAAAAAAGAAAGTGAGTATGGAACACCTACTATATTTATTGAAGATAATACAACAGGTTCCATACAAAAACCTACCAATACATTCCTTGCTTTATTACAAAATCAAGGCAGGTCCCGCGGTTAGTTGATTTGTGCGATTTTTTGAAAATATGCGGGCAATTACTGCGTTACATTGCCAAAAGCGTACATCCTTGTACACTTTTGGCAGCAAGTTTCGGCACTGCCGAAACATCGCTTTTGATGTAACCGGCGGCATCCATGCCGCTTCTGAAAATCCTCGACGTATCAGAACTGCCATGGATGGCAGTGGTTCCAAGCTACAGCAAGTTTTTTCGTCAGAAAAACTTGTCGTTGAACAGCGTACACGGACGTACGCTGTTCAACAGGCCTGCGGTACTTTTTTGCCTAACTCCTTGCATCTGCTCCGCCTATTTGCAAAAAGTTGATTTTTATAGAGCCTTTATTTCTTCAACGGAAAGGCCTGTTCCTTCAGCTATTTTATCAATATCAAAACCAAACTGCTTAAAAGCCTTAGCCGTTTCAAGTTTGGTTTGATAGGCTCCCTGAGATATACCTTGTTCAATGCCTGTGGCAAAGGCTATTTCCCGTTCTTCTGCTCGTTGTACGGCTATATCGGTTTCATAATCATATTCGGCTAGTAACATATTTATAATTTTTCTATTTCCGCTTGAGTAAGCCCTGTACCCTCAGCAATTTTTGCTATCGGTATACCCATTTTCTTAAAAGCTAAAGCTGTTTTTATTACTCCATCGGAAAAGCCTCGCTTAATACCCTGTTCAATACCCTGTTGTATTCCTTGTTGTATTCCAATTCTTAGACTTTCTTCTCTCTGTACTGAGATGTCTGTATCGTAATCATATTCGGCTACTAACATATTTATTACCTCCCGTGATTTTCTCTGTAAGTATTCTTTTAAGATTCCTTTTTCTATACATATCTTTACCGCATTGGTAAAGCCATTTTCAGGATCAAGTTGCGTTTGTTTTCTTACCTCTTCAACAAAGAGACTGTATTCTTCAAGCGGTTTACAGCGGCTCAATACTTCTGCTCCTTTGTCCTTATTTATGTTATATACCTTTACCTCAAGCTCCAGCGGCACTTTTTCTGGTTTTGTTATAAACGCATCAGATAACTTTAGAACTGTAGTTTCAGGGTAATCTTCCTTGCCGTTATAGAAAACGTAGAATTCCGGCGTAGGTATTTTAGACAGCTTTCTTAAATATCTATCGGTCGGAGCTTGAAGTTTTTCATAGAGCCTTGCTATGTATTCTAAAAAACGCAAAGGCATGTTTTCGTTTATGGTGGATTGATGTTCTGCAAGAACGATAATCTTATTGTCGACAAGGCAGGAAACATCGTTGATTATGTTCATATACATAACATTATCGAGCCTTATGTTTTCTACAGGACAAGACATTTGCAGGTTTGTTCCGTGCAAAGCGTTATATAGCGATAAAAAGTTTTCTTTAGCTTTTTCGTCTTCTGCAAAAAGATCGACAAAAACCGAATCTTTATATTTTCTGTTTGCCGTGATCATAGCTGTTTCCTCTCTTGTTGTATTATAGCATAGATGAGCAGGTTTTAAAGGGGGACTGTACCCTCAGCGATTTTTGCTATCGGTATACTCATTTTCTTATTTCGTAACCGCAAATTCTATAGCTTCTTGTTTATAATCAATATCCGGCGGTAGGCAACCTGCATACTGTATCAGGGCATCATAAGCTCTATTTTTTTCTTGCTGAGGTATTGTTACAATATGTTGTCTATTCGTTTTTTTCATTTTTACAAATAAATATTCAATATAATGCTGCACTTCCTGCTGCAGCTCCTTTGAAAGCATATTGTATTGCCGCATCATTATATCGTTCATAGAACGCTCCTTATCTCCCCATCCCATAGCAGTATAGCACACTTTACCATTTCATTAAACGCTGCGAGCTTGGTAGTGTTTGCAGCTACTGTGATGACCAGCGGCTGTTATCGTTTACCGAAAATGCAGCATCACCATTTCTCCCTGCTGCAAGACGAACTGTTTGCCGGTACACATAAACCTTAGTTCATTACTATCCTTATTTTCAACAACGACCGTTAGTTTCTTATGCACCGGTATCGGCGTAGAAAATGATTCACCTTTTTGCAATCTAATCGAAGAAACAGGCTCCATATCATTTTTTTGCTGATTCACCGTTTCCGCACTGTCCCTCCGCGGTTGTAACTGAATGTTTGAAAGATAATCGTATTCGGACGGAGATTCTCTTTGAGTATGCTTCTCTGTTTCATCAAAAGTCAAATCCTTATTCAGCATTCTTGCATTTCTTGCAAAGGCTTCGGTTTTATCACTAGCATCTACTTGTATTTCTCCAGCCGTTGAAACCGTTAAATCGGCAACACCTGCCAATACGGTAATAGGAAAGTAAAGCGCTCCGGTAGCCGGGGTACTTGCGCATGACATCACACTGATGCACAATATGCAAAAATATAAATAATATCGTAGATGTTTCATATCTCAAACCTCCGTTTCTTGATGTTTCCCGATAGTAGTGGGAAATGAACCGTTCCTTATAAGCGGAACGAAGGCCCAATGCTGATATTGAGCATATCGATAAATAAATAGCTTGTTTTTCTTTTTCCGTCAGCCCCCCTGTATGAACCGAAAGGAATAAATATAAACGAGTTAAGCGCCGAAACATATAACCCGTATTTTTTTGAAAAATATGTTGTGAATGCAATTTCCGTGCTGACAGTAGGCATGAGTGTGACCGGCCTGAAAAAATGAGCAGGAGAAAGCGCAAACCCCAGCCCGATACCCGCAGAGATTTCGAAATTGCTGCCTCTACCGTGAGTATACCCGAACATAAAATGAAATAGAGTAAGCGGCAAAGATACCAATTTCGGTGTCGGTTCATCAGGGTCTTTGGGATAGGTTGTAAACCACACCGCCGTATTATTATGGATAAAAAAACTGAAACCGGATTTTTCTTTTGTAAAAATCATATCAAGATTAAGTGATGGTCCCATAATGATATACAAATCAGGCCGTATCCCTAAAAATACCGTTGACAAGGCAAATGACGGTGCAAATACATACTGTTCAAAAACCCGCTTCCGCTGTTTTTTAGATTTTACCGTAGGCTGAGCTGTAACCGATTTTTCTTTCGGATAGATACGGAAGGAAGCTCCCAAGGCGGCATCTACCGTGCTCATCGCTCGCATTTTTCCATCGTCCGCTAAAGCCGCAGGTAAAAAAACAAATTTATTATTTAATGTGAAATACAGTCCGTATTTTTCGGTAAAAAATTTTGAAATACTCAATTGAGTTACGAGTTCAGGTAAGATAAACATCACGCCCAAGCCGCCTGCTGCCGTAATTTCCAAATCGGTTTTTACTCCGTGAGTATATCCGAACAATACCCCGCCATGCCACACCGGAGTATAACCCGCTTGTGCAGAATCCTTGTTTGTTGCGGTGTAGGCAAGCGGAAAAAATACTTCATTTAAGAGTAAAAACGAAAAACCGGATCTAAGGGAAAATTGCATATCGAATTTAATTGAAGGGCCTAAGACGAACGGAAGTTCCAATGTATTTTTTGATGTAGAAAGCTCAAAACCGATACCCATGCCGGCAGCCGGCGCAAAAAGATATTCGTCAAATCCGGCGTGTTTCTTCTGCAATGGCGCAGTATTGTTCGGCTGCCCGCTGCTCGTATCATGTTCTCGGTGTTCGGCTTCCGCTGTATCATTGGACTGCAGTGCCGTTTCTTGTGAAAAGCAGGGAATCGCAGAGAAAAAACAAAGAAGTAATACAAAATAAAATTTGTGCATTTATTCATCCCTCCGTTCTCATGTATCCCTTAATTTAAATGCCCCGACTAGGCGAGCCGATGCGCTTATTATACTATCCTACCGGGCAAAAGTAAAGCAAACCGCTAATTGCGTTTAAGAGATGCTCAATCCGATTTTTTTGTGTATAATACATTATTGAGCTTTCATCGCTGATAGAAACCAGATCATAGGCATCTCTAAAAAGTCGGTTAGATTTTTAGAAGCTTCACATATTTAAGAGGTTGTTATGCGCATCATATCCGGCTGTTCCACTATAGAAGACTGTATCCGCCGCTACGGTACGGACGCCCGCACCTGTTTTGTGTTTCCGTCACGGATTGCGGCTCGGCTTTGGATGCACCGTGCGCTTGCGTTGACCGGCCTTGCAGCGGTTCCTGCCGAACTGTTTATCGCATGGGATACCTTTAAGGCGGAGTGCTGTATCGCTCAAGCGGAAAATAAAAACCCGGCATCTCAGATTATCCGCTTGCTCTTTGCGCATCATATTGCAGCCGACAATGCTGCGGCGGCAAAACCCTTTCTACAGACCATCATCCCGGCGGACTACGCAGCCGACGGCGCTATATTTGCGCAATGGATTGCCGGTATTTTGCCGCAGTTGGATCACTGGGAAAAACGCGCGACGCAGCATAAAGCCGGTAAAGACGCCGAGTTCTCCGATTTACGGATTTTGAAAAAAGCGTATACGGAATTTTTGGATGCGCACCGGCTCTTTGAACCTTCGTGGGCAGGGGCGGAATTTATCCCGCATGCACAACAGTACATTTTACTCTATCCCGAATTAATGGAAGATTTTGACGAGTACCGAGGCCTGTTAGAAGAACGGCCGGAACTGTCGATGCTCCCCGCCCCTGCCTTTAAAGCGGAAACAACGCCGCTTATCCAATTCGGCACCATGCGGGAAGAGATTCGCGCTACGGCGCTTGCAGTTGAGCGGCTCTTGGCAACCGGAGTTCCCGCCGATGACATTGCGCTCAGCATTGCCGGTATTGAAGATACCGTACCGTATCTCAAGCGGGAGTTTGCATTGCTGAATATCCCTGCGGAATTTCGGCTCGGATTTAAACTCGGTGAACAGCAGGCGGGGCAGCTCTTTCCATTGCTTGAACAGTGCGTGCAGGAACATTATTCATTTGAAAGCCTTAAACCGCTGCTGCTCAATCCTCATATTCCGTGGAAGCATCCCGCGCAGATACAAGCACTCATCAATTTCGGCATAAAAAACAACTGTCTTGTTTCGTGGAAGGATGAAGGTCACTATAAAAACGTCTGGAAGGAGGCGTTTAAACTCCCTATTCCGTATAATCCTCATAGCAGTGCTGAGGAAGAGCAAGCCGAAAAAGAGCAGGCAAAAGAGTGGCTCATCCCCTTTATGAAGGCTGCGGAGCGGTTCGTGCAGGCTCAAACTTTTACCGAAATGAGGCGGCAGTACATTCTCTTTAGAGCGCAGTATCTGAATCCCGACGGCTTCTCAGCCGAAGACAATGCCGTCATCGGCCGCTGTATCACACTGATGCAGGAATTGGTACAGCTTGAACAGGATTTTGCCGACTGTCTGCCTGCACAACCCTATCGCTTTTTTACCGCTCAACTTTCCCGCGAAATCTATGTACCGCAAAATACCGGAAGAGCAGTCAGTATCTTTCCGTTTAGAGTTGCGGCTGCAACGCCCTTTGCTCATCACTTTGTCCTCAACTGCAATCAAAAAGCAAGCAGGGTGATTTATCAAAAACTTCCCTTCTTACGGAAAGACAAACGGGAAGAACTCGGCGTTGTCGAAAAAGATGCAACGCAGGCCTTTTTTGCGGTGTATGCAATATATGGCACGGTGCGCTTTTCCGTTTCCGAACAGACTTTTTCGGGCTTTACCGTCAGCAATGGCATTTTTACCGCCTTTGCCCCCCGTCCCGACTTGAATGACAGCGACTCTCTTTTGCAGGAATATCGCTTCTTTAAACGGGAAGAACCTGCGCCGGAAGCGCTGTATTCCGTACAAAAAGCGGGATTTGAACAATTCGCCGGTATTAAACAAGAGCGAGGCTTTTCCTTTTTAACCGAACCTTTTAACGGCAGCCTACCGGTACTTTCGGAAAAGCTCAAAGACGGACATTATACGGACGGGGCGTTCCGCATCAGTCAAAGCGGCTTACATCTTTTTTCCGGCTGTCCGGCTCAATGGTTTTTGTCGTCGGCACTCTCCATCGACGAAGAAGACACCGATGCGGAACTTTTCAATCCGCGCTATATCGGTATCATTTGCCACCGTATTTTGGAGCGGCTCTATCAGCGTATACGGGAAAACGATAGGGTGTTTATCTCTGCGCATCTCGCCGATTATAGGACGTGGGCTGAATCGATATTTAATGAGACCGTTCACAGCCAAACCGATTTCCGAGGGCCGCTCGCCGCGCCTTTTATCGAATCGATTAAAAA from the Treponema medium genome contains:
- a CDS encoding Rpn family recombination-promoting nuclease/putative transposase, producing the protein MITANRKYKDSVFVDLFAEDEKAKENFLSLYNALHGTNLQMSCPVENIRLDNVMYMNIINDVSCLVDNKIIVLAEHQSTINENMPLRFLEYIARLYEKLQAPTDRYLRKLSKIPTPEFYVFYNGKEDYPETTVLKLSDAFITKPEKVPLELEVKVYNINKDKGAEVLSRCKPLEEYSLFVEEVRKQTQLDPENGFTNAVKICIEKGILKEYLQRKSREVINMLVAEYDYDTDISVQREESLRIGIQQGIQQGIEQGIKRGFSDGVIKTALAFKKMGIPIAKIAEGTGLTQAEIEKL
- a CDS encoding DUF2715 domain-containing protein, with translation MHKFYFVLLLCFFSAIPCFSQETALQSNDTAEAEHREHDTSSGQPNNTAPLQKKHAGFDEYLFAPAAGMGIGFELSTSKNTLELPFVLGPSIKFDMQFSLRSGFSFLLLNEVFFPLAYTATNKDSAQAGYTPVWHGGVLFGYTHGVKTDLEITAAGGLGVMFILPELVTQLSISKFFTEKYGLYFTLNNKFVFLPAALADDGKMRAMSTVDAALGASFRIYPKEKSVTAQPTVKSKKQRKRVFEQYVFAPSFALSTVFLGIRPDLYIIMGPSLNLDMIFTKEKSGFSFFIHNNTAVWFTTYPKDPDEPTPKLVSLPLTLFHFMFGYTHGRGSNFEISAGIGLGFALSPAHFFRPVTLMPTVSTEIAFTTYFSKKYGLYVSALNSFIFIPFGSYRGADGKRKTSYLFIDMLNISIGPSFRL
- a CDS encoding PD-(D/E)XK nuclease family protein, which gives rise to MRIISGCSTIEDCIRRYGTDARTCFVFPSRIAARLWMHRALALTGLAAVPAELFIAWDTFKAECCIAQAENKNPASQIIRLLFAHHIAADNAAAAKPFLQTIIPADYAADGAIFAQWIAGILPQLDHWEKRATQHKAGKDAEFSDLRILKKAYTEFLDAHRLFEPSWAGAEFIPHAQQYILLYPELMEDFDEYRGLLEERPELSMLPAPAFKAETTPLIQFGTMREEIRATALAVERLLATGVPADDIALSIAGIEDTVPYLKREFALLNIPAEFRLGFKLGEQQAGQLFPLLEQCVQEHYSFESLKPLLLNPHIPWKHPAQIQALINFGIKNNCLVSWKDEGHYKNVWKEAFKLPIPYNPHSSAEEEQAEKEQAKEWLIPFMKAAERFVQAQTFTEMRRQYILFRAQYLNPDGFSAEDNAVIGRCITLMQELVQLEQDFADCLPAQPYRFFTAQLSREIYVPQNTGRAVSIFPFRVAAATPFAHHFVLNCNQKASRVIYQKLPFLRKDKREELGVVEKDATQAFFAVYAIYGTVRFSVSEQTFSGFTVSNGIFTAFAPRPDLNDSDSLLQEYRFFKREEPAPEALYSVQKAGFEQFAGIKQERGFSFLTEPFNGSLPVLSEKLKDGHYTDGAFRISQSGLHLFSGCPAQWFLSSALSIDEEDTDAELFNPRYIGIICHRILERLYQRIRENDRVFISAHLADYRTWAESIFNETVHSQTDFRGPLAAPFIESIKKRSLKSVDFVLTFDVEKLDGYTPYLMEDELQHRSGDILYHGLVDRIAYQEAEGRAVIIDYKTGKVPSATDYTSGAMRDFQMPMYIFLAENRLKQEVLHAFFLGITKEERKYIVNDKEVIPQDSSRSSKTREEFEPSIQAFLQIAQAYAQQVGMEDFRKPAAVQWQDCMGCPFHTICRTTFAVEE